In Streptomyces puniciscabiei, a single genomic region encodes these proteins:
- a CDS encoding bifunctional DNA primase/polymerase, translating into MAYTDRQATTLALAHALSAAERGLAVIPLSRTKLPALRSPHRDDPDPAGPRCHGECGRFGHGVYDASTDPVRIRELFAAAPWATGYGIACGLPPHHLIGVDLDTKSGTSSSTALRELALRHLFTIPETVVVRTPSGGRHLWLTGPPDVVVPNSAGRLAPGIDIRGAGGYLVGPGSRTDHGVYTTAPGTAHLAPAPCPPSLLRLLVPPPRSPHAHPSVPGDHGRGLVQFVLAAHEGQRNTRLFWAACRAYENGIGPALADPLTEAALGTGLSEREARATIASAARMTGHRP; encoded by the coding sequence ATGGCCTACACCGACCGGCAGGCCACGACGCTGGCCCTCGCACACGCACTGTCAGCCGCCGAACGCGGCCTGGCCGTCATCCCCCTGTCCCGGACGAAGCTTCCGGCCCTGCGCTCCCCCCACCGCGACGACCCCGACCCGGCCGGACCGCGCTGCCACGGCGAGTGCGGCCGCTTCGGACACGGCGTGTACGACGCCTCGACCGACCCCGTCCGCATCCGCGAGCTGTTCGCCGCCGCGCCCTGGGCCACGGGGTACGGCATCGCCTGCGGGCTGCCGCCCCACCACCTGATCGGCGTCGACCTGGACACCAAGTCCGGCACGAGCTCCTCGACCGCGCTGCGCGAGCTGGCCCTGCGCCATCTGTTCACCATCCCGGAGACGGTCGTGGTCCGCACCCCGAGCGGCGGGCGCCACCTGTGGCTCACCGGCCCGCCGGACGTCGTCGTACCGAACTCAGCCGGGCGCCTCGCCCCCGGCATCGACATCCGCGGCGCCGGCGGCTACCTCGTGGGCCCCGGCTCCCGCACCGACCACGGCGTGTACACGACCGCCCCCGGCACCGCGCACCTGGCCCCCGCCCCCTGCCCGCCGTCCCTCCTGCGCCTGCTCGTGCCGCCACCCCGGTCCCCGCACGCGCACCCTTCGGTCCCCGGCGACCACGGCCGCGGCCTGGTCCAGTTCGTCCTCGCCGCGCATGAGGGCCAGCGCAACACCCGCCTCTTCTGGGCGGCCTGCCGCGCCTACGAGAACGGCATCGGCCCCGCCCTGGCCGACCCCCTGACCGAGGCGGCCCTGGGCACCGGCCTGTCCGAACGCGAGGCCCGCGCGACGATCGCCTCCGCGGCCCGGATGACGGGGCACCGGCCGTGA
- a CDS encoding bifunctional MaoC family dehydratase N-terminal/OB-fold nucleic acid binding domain-containing protein — MSAQEAVHDPLGARLKAYEGRPAAVAGLGKDPVNAPMIRHWCEAMGDTNPAYSGPDAIAPPTMLQAWTMGGLSGHEGRTGAYDDLLSLLDASGCTAVVATDCEQEYLRPLRPGDRVTFDSVIESVSGRKTTKLGTGYFITTRTDVRVDGDLVGTHRFRILKYAPARRTPPAPRPRPVVGRDNAGFWQGVAERRLLIQRCTDCGTLRHPWLPGCNACGCLDWDTVEASGEGTVYSYVVMHHPPFPAFDPPYAVALVELAEGVRMVSNVTGVPYDKVRIGLPVRVEFRSYEDVEGTLVLPVFRVAEGHGGDEA; from the coding sequence GTGAGCGCGCAGGAGGCGGTTCACGACCCGCTCGGCGCACGGCTCAAGGCGTACGAGGGGCGGCCGGCGGCCGTCGCGGGGCTGGGCAAGGACCCGGTGAACGCGCCGATGATCCGGCACTGGTGCGAGGCCATGGGCGACACCAACCCGGCCTACTCGGGCCCGGACGCCATCGCCCCGCCCACCATGCTCCAGGCCTGGACGATGGGCGGCCTGTCCGGACACGAGGGCCGCACGGGCGCCTACGACGACCTGCTGTCCCTCCTCGACGCCTCGGGCTGTACGGCCGTGGTGGCCACGGACTGCGAGCAGGAGTACCTACGGCCCCTGCGCCCGGGTGACCGGGTCACGTTCGACTCGGTGATCGAGTCGGTCTCCGGCCGCAAGACGACGAAGCTGGGCACCGGGTACTTCATCACGACCCGCACGGACGTCCGGGTCGACGGCGACCTCGTGGGCACTCACCGCTTCCGCATCCTCAAGTACGCCCCGGCCCGCCGCACACCCCCGGCCCCGCGCCCGCGTCCGGTGGTGGGCCGGGACAACGCCGGCTTCTGGCAGGGCGTGGCCGAGCGCAGACTCCTCATCCAGCGCTGCACGGACTGCGGCACCCTGCGCCACCCCTGGCTGCCGGGCTGCAACGCGTGCGGCTGCCTGGACTGGGACACGGTCGAGGCGAGCGGTGAGGGCACGGTCTACTCGTACGTGGTGATGCACCACCCGCCCTTCCCGGCCTTCGACCCTCCCTACGCGGTCGCCCTCGTCGAACTCGCCGAGGGCGTGCGGATGGTGAGCAATGTGACCGGGGTGCCGTACGACAAGGTGCGCATCGGGTTGCCCGTCCGGGTGGAGTTCCGCAGCTACGAGGACGTGGAGGGCACGCTGGTCCTCCCCGTCTTCCGGGTCGCCGAGGGCCACGGCGGGGACGAGGCCTGA
- a CDS encoding MaoC family dehydratase — protein sequence MKTAPKTALTAGAELPPLEIPVTRTLIVAGAIASRDYQDVHHDAESARQKGSPDVFMNILTTNGLVGRYITDHFGPTAVLRKVAIRLGAPNYPGDTMVLTGTVEAVDGDTATVRVVGANSLGRHVTGTVTVTVPAVPAPAPDAEGRS from the coding sequence ATGAAGACGGCGCCGAAAACGGCACTCACGGCGGGCGCCGAGCTGCCCCCGCTGGAGATCCCGGTCACGCGGACGCTGATCGTGGCGGGAGCGATCGCGTCGCGGGACTACCAGGACGTGCACCACGACGCCGAGTCGGCCCGGCAGAAGGGCTCACCGGACGTCTTCATGAACATCCTGACGACGAACGGCCTGGTCGGGAGGTACATCACGGACCACTTCGGCCCGACGGCGGTGCTCCGCAAGGTCGCCATCCGGCTCGGTGCCCCCAACTACCCGGGAGACACGATGGTGTTGACGGGCACGGTCGAGGCGGTCGACGGCGACACCGCCACCGTGCGGGTCGTCGGCGCCAACTCCCTCGGCAGGCATGTGACGGGCACGGTGACGGTCACGGTCCCGGCGGTCCCCGCCCCCGCCCCGGACGCGGAGGGCCGTTCATGA
- a CDS encoding lipid-transfer protein, with product MSARVRDTLAGRAAIAGIGATEFSKDSGRSELRLAVEAVRAALDDAGLAPADVDGMVTFTMDTNPEITVAQACGMGELSFFSRVHYGGGAACATVLQAALAVATGVAEVVVCYRAFNERSGRRFGAGVQHREPSAEGVALGWVLPFGLLTPASWVAMAAQRYLHAYGLTPEVFGHVAVVDRRHAATNPAAYFHGRPITLAEHAASRWIVEPLRLLDCCQETDGGQAIVVTSVERARDLPHPPAVIAAAAQGAGRAQEQMTSFYRDDLTGLPEMGAVARRLWRASGLGPADIDVGILYDHFTPFVLMQLEEFGFCGNGEAADFVAEERLPLNTHGGQLGEAYLHGMNGIAEAVRQLRGTAVNQIPGATRTLVTAGTGVPTSGLVLTADG from the coding sequence ATGAGCGCCCGGGTGCGCGACACCCTGGCCGGGCGCGCCGCGATCGCCGGGATCGGGGCCACCGAGTTCTCCAAGGACTCGGGCCGCAGCGAGCTGCGGCTGGCCGTGGAGGCGGTACGGGCCGCGCTGGACGACGCGGGGCTGGCGCCGGCGGACGTGGACGGGATGGTGACGTTCACGATGGACACCAACCCGGAGATCACGGTGGCCCAGGCCTGCGGGATGGGCGAGCTGTCCTTCTTCTCCCGGGTGCACTACGGCGGCGGCGCGGCCTGCGCGACCGTGCTCCAGGCGGCGCTGGCGGTGGCGACGGGCGTGGCGGAAGTGGTGGTCTGCTACCGCGCCTTCAATGAACGCTCGGGCCGGAGGTTCGGCGCCGGCGTGCAGCACCGGGAGCCGTCGGCGGAGGGCGTGGCGCTCGGCTGGGTGCTGCCGTTCGGGCTGCTCACGCCGGCCTCCTGGGTGGCGATGGCGGCCCAGCGGTATCTGCACGCGTACGGGCTCACGCCGGAGGTGTTCGGGCACGTGGCCGTGGTGGACCGCAGACACGCGGCGACGAACCCGGCGGCGTACTTCCACGGCCGCCCGATCACGCTCGCCGAACACGCGGCGTCCCGCTGGATCGTGGAGCCGCTGCGGCTGCTGGACTGCTGCCAGGAGACGGACGGCGGGCAGGCGATCGTCGTCACCTCGGTGGAGCGGGCCCGGGACCTGCCGCACCCCCCGGCCGTGATCGCGGCGGCCGCCCAGGGCGCGGGCCGGGCGCAGGAGCAGATGACCAGCTTCTACCGGGACGATCTGACCGGCCTGCCGGAGATGGGCGCGGTGGCCCGCCGGCTGTGGCGGGCCTCCGGGCTCGGCCCCGCCGACATCGACGTGGGGATCCTGTACGACCACTTCACCCCGTTCGTGCTGATGCAGCTGGAGGAGTTCGGGTTCTGCGGGAACGGGGAGGCGGCGGACTTCGTGGCCGAGGAGCGGCTGCCGCTGAACACCCACGGGGGCCAGCTCGGGGAGGCGTATCTGCACGGGATGAACGGCATCGCGGAGGCGGTACGCCAGTTGCGGGGCACGGCGGTGAACCAGATACCGGGCGCGACCCGGACCCTGGTGACGGCCGGCACCGGGGTGCCTACATCGGGCCTGGTCCTGACGGCGGACGGCTGA
- a CDS encoding SigE family RNA polymerase sigma factor gives MTTPVCTSASAPAAPARQTPYPSFASYVRARQPVLLRTARSLTANLSDAEDLLQTALAKTYVAWERIEDQRALDGYVRRALLNTRTSQWRKRRVDEFTCDELPEPEPVPGDDDPAERQALHDAMWRAITRLPARQRAMVVLRYYEDLSEAQTAEVLGVSVGTVKSAVSRALAKLREDPELGLVR, from the coding sequence ATGACCACACCCGTCTGCACCAGCGCCTCGGCCCCCGCCGCACCAGCGCGGCAGACCCCTTACCCGTCGTTCGCGTCGTATGTGCGGGCCCGGCAGCCGGTCCTGCTGCGCACGGCGCGCTCGCTCACCGCGAACCTGAGCGACGCCGAGGACCTGCTGCAGACCGCGCTCGCCAAGACCTATGTGGCCTGGGAGCGGATCGAGGACCAGCGGGCGCTGGACGGCTATGTGCGCCGGGCGCTGCTGAACACCCGGACCTCGCAGTGGCGCAAGCGCAGGGTGGACGAGTTCACCTGCGACGAGCTGCCCGAGCCGGAGCCCGTGCCGGGCGACGACGACCCGGCCGAGCGGCAGGCGCTGCACGACGCCATGTGGCGGGCCATCACCAGGCTGCCGGCGCGGCAGCGGGCGATGGTCGTGCTCCGGTACTACGAGGACCTCAGCGAGGCGCAGACCGCCGAGGTGCTCGGGGTGTCGGTGGGCACGGTGAAGTCGGCGGTGTCGCGTGCGCTGGCCAAGCTGCGTGAGGATCCCGAGCTGGGCCTGGTCCGGTAG
- a CDS encoding long-chain fatty acid--CoA ligase: MLSTMQDVPLLISRILTHGAAVHGSSRVTTWTGDSGPHRRTFAEVGARAAQLAHALRDELGVTGDDRVATLMWNNAEHVEAYFAIPSMGAVLHTLNLRLPAEQLVWIVNHAADRVIIVNGSLIPMLAPLLSKLPTVEHIVVSGPGDRSPLDGAGAQVHEYEELIADRPTAYDWPELDERQAAAMCYTSGTTGDPKGVVYSHRSIYLHSMQVNMTQSMGLTDQDTSLVVVPQFHVNAWGLPHATFMTGVNLLMPDRFLQPAPLAEMIESEKPTHAAAVPTIWQGLLAELTARPRDVTSLTQVTIGGSACPPSLMAAFDKLGMRVCHAWGMTETSPLGTVARPPAHAAGTEEEFAYRLTQGRFPAGVEARLTGPGGERLAWDGESAGELEVRGPWIAGAYYNGPDAEPLRPADKFSEDGWLKTGDVGTISPDGFLTLTDRAKDVIKSGGEWISSVELENALMSHPDVTEAAVVAVPDEKWGERPLATVVLKEGATADFETLRSFLAEEGRIARWQLPERWTIVESVPKTSVGKFDKKVLRRRYADGELDVTRL; this comes from the coding sequence GTGCTGAGCACCATGCAGGACGTACCGCTGCTGATCTCGAGGATCCTGACCCACGGGGCCGCGGTCCACGGATCCTCGCGGGTGACCACCTGGACCGGCGACTCCGGGCCGCACCGGCGTACCTTCGCCGAGGTCGGCGCCCGCGCCGCGCAGCTGGCGCACGCCCTGCGGGACGAGCTGGGCGTGACCGGCGACGACCGGGTGGCCACGCTGATGTGGAACAACGCCGAGCACGTCGAGGCGTACTTCGCGATCCCCTCCATGGGCGCGGTGCTGCACACCCTCAACCTGCGGCTGCCCGCCGAGCAGCTGGTGTGGATCGTCAACCACGCCGCCGACCGCGTGATCATCGTCAACGGCTCGCTGATCCCGATGCTCGCGCCGCTGCTGTCCAAGCTGCCGACGGTGGAGCACATCGTCGTCTCCGGGCCGGGCGACCGCTCCCCGCTCGACGGCGCAGGCGCCCAGGTCCACGAGTACGAGGAACTGATCGCGGACCGGCCGACGGCGTACGACTGGCCGGAGCTCGACGAACGCCAGGCCGCCGCCATGTGCTACACCTCCGGCACGACCGGCGACCCCAAGGGCGTGGTGTACAGCCACCGTTCGATCTACCTGCACTCCATGCAGGTCAACATGACCCAGTCGATGGGCCTGACCGACCAGGACACCTCCCTCGTCGTCGTCCCCCAGTTCCACGTCAACGCCTGGGGCCTGCCGCACGCCACCTTCATGACCGGCGTGAACCTGCTGATGCCGGACCGCTTCCTGCAGCCCGCCCCGCTCGCCGAGATGATCGAGAGCGAGAAGCCGACCCATGCCGCGGCCGTCCCGACCATCTGGCAGGGCCTGCTCGCCGAGCTGACCGCCCGCCCCCGCGACGTGACGTCCCTCACCCAGGTCACCATCGGCGGCTCCGCCTGTCCGCCCTCCCTCATGGCAGCCTTCGACAAGCTCGGCATGCGGGTCTGCCACGCCTGGGGCATGACGGAGACCTCGCCGCTGGGCACGGTGGCCCGTCCGCCGGCCCACGCGGCCGGCACCGAGGAGGAGTTCGCCTACCGCCTCACCCAGGGCCGCTTCCCGGCCGGTGTCGAGGCCCGGCTCACCGGCCCCGGCGGCGAACGCCTCGCCTGGGACGGCGAGTCGGCGGGCGAGCTGGAGGTGCGCGGCCCCTGGATCGCGGGCGCGTACTACAACGGCCCCGACGCCGAACCCCTCCGCCCCGCCGACAAGTTCAGCGAGGACGGCTGGCTGAAGACGGGTGACGTCGGCACCATCTCCCCCGACGGCTTCCTCACCCTCACCGACCGCGCCAAGGACGTCATCAAGTCCGGCGGCGAGTGGATCTCGTCGGTGGAGCTGGAGAACGCGCTGATGTCCCACCCGGACGTCACCGAGGCCGCGGTGGTCGCCGTACCCGACGAGAAGTGGGGCGAGCGCCCGCTGGCCACGGTCGTCCTCAAGGAGGGCGCCACCGCCGACTTCGAGACCCTGCGCTCCTTCCTCGCCGAGGAGGGCCGCATCGCCAGGTGGCAGCTGCCCGAGCGCTGGACGATCGTCGAGTCGGTGCCGAAGACGAGCGTGGGCAAGTTCGACAAGAAGGTGCTGCGCCGGCGGTACGCGGACGGGGAACTGGACGTCACCCGCCTGTGA
- a CDS encoding hybrid sensor histidine kinase/response regulator — MSSRPSRGAARLAAILDALPDALVLVNANGTVVNANTIALEAFEAPGTALVGRGLLDLLPDFDSRLIPGSMRRPDHMDPRGRTKPTRMVARRTDGSEFPVEVTSANLENGQQAYDGYGYTGDELLMIVVRDLSGTVDTEAELARSQRQTEMILRAASEGVVGTDTDGRIVLVNPAAAQILGYRAGELGGRELHALVLHSRADGSPFPYEESPLADTLRSGRKHRVRGQVLWSKGDEKVSVDLTTAPVRDGDQLVGAVMTFTDRRPYETLAEEKAALEKAHAEEVERLTEEHASDLTALRQQHVTELEELREKHAEELAAGEERYAALAEREKDRYEALAGRHEQLLTLLGQSLRGPLEELRRELAALAADDAGQLWPEANQVLHHLSAGYSRITTLIDNVLGYQRLDAGAEDITRTKVLLDAVVAAGVDGAVELIGPGRVQFAVHAPPIEAEVDPQRLATALAHLVADVAGVDATGNSPVSAGGYLDNTVVVAAAQRGEVARIEVRGPYAGGDAVHEPIVRGIVRAHGGVLQTHEVPGMSGSAYVLEVPLGGGAGTVDGVAAGQAPAAELPAAAPDAGGQGSGAGEVAVFEAGAGEQAAGGRRRARRSSTDAFLESDVSGAGQAGDPDGPAPTGRRRRRAAAPADETGAVPAEGAEAASGGTGRRRGRPADSGAGAGAGVSEGAVVTAAEHAAGAAASGTGLGSAVPPQGVPAPAGRRARPASGAPQAALPPAPALPAAGSAPAPGAETVPGAQAVPGAEAVPAEGGRPTGRRRRALAAAAERAAAQEAGVRTVFALPPAEADRSPESADAASGVGTVPPAGGLPGAGVPVGTGGAVPVGPGGPAVPVGPGTAVPVGPGAAAVPGAAAVPGAAEGQPQGAGPAAGPVPVPPQASGPVQVPAQPPLSAAGAPGAEGRHDAVPLDQSGDHTPPQPHPTSAPTGRRRRAVAQSADPAQQAQAAQGQVAPAQAAPGQAVPTVPGQMTPPQGVPVAPGQAGPRTAGTPTPRQGTPVHGIPAQGTAGQGIPAQAVPAAAPAAAPGAPAGVAPAGASAPGQQAAVPQAPVAQPAAPAQGTAGRPVPAAGGQAVPAQQSAPATTSTPPGGVPSAQPLPAQAGTGPVPAAGVPQQWPGAASDDTSGAGTPVPQTGAPAPGTPLPAEPAAAQAPRAAQPLPAEDSTQGRAISVRTLGQGVPFSRQAAQVQQPTPTPPPHAPGGSGRRRKLGTPPDPAERQEPEQAAAQPASAHPSLAGQSRLAPATEGAGRSYAIGAPDADAAEGPEPLDGPGGAVEIADTPRPQPLDDELPPEPLDNPRRLLVWPAPDATTQQALSDRGYRPVIVHSREEVDAQIAAFPAALFVDPLTGPITRTALQSLRQAAVAAEVPVLVTAGLGQATREAAYGADPAVLLKALAPRDSEQHPPRVLLIEEHAEIALALTSTLERRGMQVARAASDNDAVTLAGQFRPNLVVMDLMQVRRRQAGFTGIIDWLRANGQLNRTPLVVYTAAVDQADLPRLASGETVLFLAERSTSTEVQSRIVDLLARIGTN; from the coding sequence GTGAGCAGCAGGCCATCCCGAGGCGCTGCTCGCCTCGCAGCCATACTCGACGCGCTGCCGGACGCGTTGGTCCTGGTCAACGCCAACGGAACCGTCGTCAACGCCAACACCATCGCGCTCGAGGCGTTCGAGGCACCCGGTACGGCTCTCGTGGGGCGTGGGCTGCTCGATCTGCTGCCCGATTTCGACTCGCGGCTGATCCCGGGGTCCATGCGGCGGCCCGATCACATGGATCCGCGGGGGCGGACCAAGCCGACGCGGATGGTCGCGCGGCGGACCGACGGGTCCGAGTTCCCCGTCGAGGTCACGAGCGCGAATCTGGAGAACGGGCAGCAGGCGTACGACGGTTACGGGTACACCGGTGACGAGCTGCTGATGATCGTCGTCCGGGACCTCTCCGGGACCGTCGACACCGAGGCCGAGCTGGCGCGCTCGCAGCGGCAGACCGAGATGATCCTGCGGGCCGCCTCGGAAGGTGTGGTGGGGACGGACACCGACGGGCGGATCGTGCTCGTCAATCCGGCCGCCGCCCAGATACTGGGTTACCGGGCCGGGGAGCTCGGCGGCAGGGAGCTGCACGCGCTGGTGCTGCACTCGCGTGCCGACGGGTCACCGTTCCCGTACGAGGAGTCGCCGCTCGCCGACACCCTGCGCTCCGGGCGCAAGCACCGGGTGCGCGGGCAGGTGCTGTGGTCCAAGGGGGACGAGAAGGTCTCCGTCGATCTGACCACCGCGCCCGTGCGGGACGGGGACCAGCTCGTCGGCGCCGTGATGACCTTCACCGACCGGCGGCCGTACGAGACCCTCGCCGAGGAGAAGGCCGCGCTGGAGAAGGCGCACGCGGAGGAGGTCGAGCGGCTCACCGAGGAGCACGCCTCCGATCTGACCGCGCTGCGCCAGCAGCACGTCACCGAGCTCGAGGAGCTGCGGGAGAAGCACGCCGAGGAGCTCGCGGCCGGCGAGGAGCGCTACGCCGCGCTCGCCGAGCGGGAGAAGGACCGGTACGAGGCGCTCGCCGGGCGGCACGAGCAGTTGCTGACCCTGCTGGGCCAGTCGCTGCGCGGGCCGCTGGAGGAGCTGCGGCGCGAGCTGGCGGCCCTGGCCGCCGACGACGCCGGGCAGCTGTGGCCCGAGGCCAACCAGGTGCTGCACCACCTGAGCGCCGGGTACTCCCGGATCACCACCCTCATCGACAACGTCCTCGGCTACCAGCGGCTGGACGCGGGCGCCGAGGACATCACCCGTACGAAGGTACTGCTGGACGCCGTCGTCGCCGCCGGTGTGGACGGGGCCGTCGAGCTGATCGGACCGGGGCGGGTGCAGTTCGCCGTGCACGCGCCGCCCATCGAGGCCGAGGTCGACCCGCAGCGGCTCGCCACCGCGCTCGCTCACCTGGTGGCGGACGTCGCCGGTGTCGACGCCACCGGCAACTCGCCCGTCTCCGCGGGCGGTTACCTGGACAACACCGTCGTGGTCGCGGCCGCGCAGCGCGGTGAGGTCGCGCGGATCGAGGTGCGCGGGCCGTACGCCGGTGGAGACGCGGTGCACGAGCCGATCGTGCGCGGGATCGTACGGGCCCACGGCGGCGTGCTGCAGACGCACGAGGTGCCGGGCATGAGCGGCAGCGCGTACGTCCTGGAGGTGCCGCTCGGCGGTGGCGCCGGGACGGTCGACGGGGTGGCCGCGGGGCAGGCGCCCGCCGCCGAACTCCCGGCCGCCGCGCCGGACGCGGGCGGGCAGGGCTCCGGCGCCGGCGAGGTGGCCGTGTTCGAGGCCGGTGCCGGCGAGCAGGCAGCCGGTGGGCGGCGGCGGGCCCGGCGGTCCTCCACCGACGCCTTCCTGGAGAGTGACGTTTCCGGTGCCGGTCAGGCCGGTGACCCCGACGGCCCCGCGCCGACCGGGCGCCGCCGCCGGCGTGCCGCCGCGCCCGCCGACGAGACCGGCGCGGTCCCGGCCGAGGGCGCGGAGGCCGCGTCCGGGGGTACCGGACGACGCCGCGGCCGCCCCGCCGACAGCGGCGCCGGTGCCGGCGCGGGTGTGAGCGAGGGCGCGGTGGTGACCGCGGCCGAGCATGCCGCGGGGGCCGCCGCCTCCGGTACGGGACTCGGCTCCGCCGTTCCGCCGCAGGGCGTGCCCGCGCCCGCGGGCCGGCGTGCCCGCCCCGCCTCCGGCGCCCCGCAGGCCGCCCTGCCGCCCGCGCCCGCACTGCCGGCGGCGGGCAGCGCGCCGGCTCCGGGTGCCGAGACCGTTCCGGGCGCGCAGGCCGTTCCGGGTGCCGAGGCCGTTCCGGCCGAGGGCGGCCGGCCGACCGGCCGGCGTCGGCGCGCGCTGGCCGCGGCGGCGGAGCGCGCCGCCGCCCAGGAGGCCGGTGTGCGTACGGTCTTCGCCCTGCCGCCGGCCGAGGCCGACCGTTCCCCGGAGTCCGCGGACGCGGCGAGCGGAGTGGGTACGGTTCCGCCGGCCGGTGGCCTTCCGGGTGCCGGTGTGCCGGTGGGGACGGGAGGCGCCGTGCCGGTCGGTCCTGGGGGTCCGGCCGTGCCGGTCGGCCCGGGTACGGCCGTGCCCGTCGGTCCTGGCGCGGCCGCCGTTCCCGGTGCTGCCGCCGTTCCCGGTGCTGCCGAGGGGCAGCCGCAGGGCGCCGGGCCGGCTGCCGGTCCGGTTCCCGTTCCACCTCAGGCCTCTGGGCCGGTGCAGGTGCCCGCTCAGCCGCCGCTGTCCGCCGCGGGGGCACCGGGTGCCGAGGGCCGGCACGACGCCGTACCGCTCGACCAGTCCGGGGACCACACCCCGCCGCAGCCGCATCCGACCAGCGCCCCGACCGGTCGGCGGCGCCGCGCCGTGGCCCAGTCGGCGGATCCCGCTCAGCAGGCACAGGCCGCACAGGGACAGGTCGCTCCCGCCCAGGCGGCTCCCGGGCAGGCCGTACCGACCGTGCCGGGGCAGATGACTCCCCCTCAGGGCGTACCGGTCGCTCCCGGGCAGGCCGGACCCCGGACTGCGGGTACGCCGACTCCCCGTCAGGGCACGCCGGTTCACGGCATTCCGGCGCAGGGTACGGCCGGACAGGGCATCCCCGCCCAGGCCGTTCCGGCGGCGGCGCCCGCGGCGGCACCCGGCGCCCCGGCCGGTGTCGCCCCCGCCGGTGCCTCCGCGCCCGGTCAGCAGGCGGCCGTACCGCAGGCGCCCGTGGCCCAGCCCGCCGCGCCCGCGCAGGGCACTGCCGGCCGGCCGGTCCCGGCGGCCGGGGGACAGGCAGTCCCGGCCCAGCAGTCCGCCCCGGCAACGACCTCGACCCCGCCCGGAGGTGTACCGAGCGCCCAGCCGCTGCCCGCGCAGGCCGGTACCGGACCGGTGCCGGCGGCCGGCGTGCCGCAGCAGTGGCCCGGTGCCGCGTCCGACGACACCTCCGGCGCGGGCACGCCCGTACCGCAGACCGGTGCGCCGGCCCCCGGCACGCCGCTGCCCGCGGAACCCGCCGCAGCCCAGGCGCCGCGGGCCGCGCAGCCGTTGCCCGCCGAGGACTCGACGCAGGGACGGGCGATCAGCGTCCGCACGCTCGGGCAGGGTGTGCCGTTCTCGCGGCAGGCCGCCCAGGTGCAGCAGCCGACGCCCACCCCGCCGCCGCACGCGCCGGGCGGTTCCGGCCGCCGGCGCAAGCTCGGCACGCCTCCCGACCCGGCCGAGCGCCAGGAGCCGGAGCAGGCGGCCGCACAGCCGGCCTCGGCGCATCCGTCCCTGGCCGGGCAGTCCCGGCTCGCCCCGGCCACCGAGGGCGCCGGACGGTCGTACGCCATAGGCGCGCCGGACGCCGACGCCGCCGAGGGCCCCGAGCCGCTGGACGGTCCCGGTGGTGCGGTCGAGATCGCGGACACCCCGCGTCCGCAGCCGCTCGACGACGAGCTGCCGCCGGAGCCGCTGGACAACCCGCGCCGGCTGCTGGTGTGGCCCGCGCCGGACGCGACGACCCAGCAGGCGCTGAGCGACCGCGGCTACCGGCCGGTGATCGTGCACTCCCGTGAGGAGGTCGACGCGCAGATCGCGGCGTTCCCGGCCGCGCTGTTCGTGGATCCGCTGACGGGCCCCATCACGCGTACGGCCCTGCAGTCGCTGCGGCAGGCCGCCGTCGCGGCCGAGGTGCCGGTGCTGGTCACGGCCGGGCTCGGACAGGCGACGCGCGAGGCGGCGTACGGCGCCGATCCCGCCGTACTGCTGAAGGCGCTGGCGCCGCGGGACAGCGAGCAGCATCCGCCGCGGGTGCTGCTCATCGAGGAGCACGCGGAGATCGCGCTGGCGCTGACGTCGACGCTGGAGCGGCGCGGGATGCAGGTGGCGCGGGCCGCGAGCGACAACGACGCGGTGACGCTGGCGGGGCAGTTCCGGCCGAACCTGGTGGTGATGGACCTGATGCAGGTGCGGCGCCGGCAGGCCGGGTTCACCGGGATCATCGACTGGCTCCGCGCCAACGGGCAGCTCAACCGCACCCCGCTGGTCGTCTACACCGCCGCCGTCGACCAGGCCGACCTGCCCCGGCTGGCCTCGGGCGAGACGGTGCTGTTCCTCGCGGAGCGGTCGACGAGCACGGAGGTGCAGAGCCGGATCGTGGATCTGCTGGCGCGGATCGGCACCAACTAG
- a CDS encoding SSI family serine proteinase inhibitor, translating into MLAGASVPVVLSALVGLSAVPAVAAPVVPPPVRPEDRPGDHLTVVVRHAGSGWDGTYELFCHPAGGSHPDAAEACRMLDERARWGRDLFAPVASGTDCTMLYGGPATARVTGTWAGRGIDAAYDRSDGCETGRWDRMVPLLPKSGPAT; encoded by the coding sequence GTGCTCGCCGGCGCGTCCGTCCCGGTGGTCCTGTCCGCCCTGGTCGGCCTCTCCGCCGTACCCGCCGTCGCCGCGCCCGTCGTGCCGCCGCCCGTGCGGCCCGAGGACCGGCCCGGTGATCACCTCACCGTCGTCGTGCGGCATGCCGGGTCCGGGTGGGACGGGACGTACGAGCTGTTCTGTCATCCGGCCGGTGGCAGTCATCCGGACGCGGCGGAGGCCTGTCGGATGCTGGACGAGCGCGCACGGTGGGGGCGGGACCTCTTCGCCCCCGTCGCGTCCGGCACCGACTGCACCATGCTCTACGGCGGACCGGCCACCGCGCGGGTGACCGGCACCTGGGCCGGACGCGGCATCGATGCCGCCTACGACCGCAGCGACGGGTGCGAGACCGGGCGGTGGGACCGGATGGTGCCACTGCTCCCGAAGTCGGGCCCGGCGACGTAA